The Daucus carota subsp. sativus chromosome 2, DH1 v3.0, whole genome shotgun sequence genome includes a window with the following:
- the LOC108207487 gene encoding NAC domain-containing protein 2, with amino-acid sequence METDQVLTPHYPPGFRFHPSDEELMVHYLMKRLRSCPLPAPVVADIELYNYNPWDLPNKSLFGEDEWYFFTPRDRKYPNGARPNRTAASGFWKATGTDKPILSASGSRRIGVKKALVFYTGRPPKGVKTDWIMTEYRLPDTTTRPSRSKGSMRLDDWVLCRIRQKGNNSKNSWTVEDDYNSSPPSRFVHTNYMPKIEELPSAYIATNNTPLDSYPFKDCQILKASMLSSQGLPDPVQTMTYNVNNSKFITTSFFDDFLKPKFVNEIGSLSGSNKTVTDVMSENDMGNMMSTNTISFYNQNQAQGNYFYNPTPSDAIMSLLLSHEGY; translated from the exons ATGGAGACTGATCAAGTCTTGACTCCTCATTATCCACCAGGATTTAGATTTCACCCCTCTGATGAAGAACTCATGGTCCATTACCTCATGAAACGTCTGCGTTCCTGTCCCTTGCCTGCCCCTGTTGTAGCTGACATCGAGCTCTACAACTATAACCCATGGGATCTTCCTA ATAAGTCATTATTTGGAGAGGACGAATGGTATTTCTTTACGCCAAGGGACAGGAAGTATCCCAACGGAGCTAGGCCTAATAGGACCGCGGCTTCAGGATTCTGGAAGGCTACAGGAACTGATAAGCCAATACTCAGTGCTTCTGGATCAAGAAGAATTGGAGTGAAGAAGGCTCTGGTTTTTTACACCGGGCGTCCTCCAAAGGGCGTCAAAACTGATTGGATCATGACCGAGTACAGATTGCCAGACACCACCACCCGACCATCTAGGTCCAAGGGATCTATGAGG CTGGACGACTGGGTACTGTGTCGGATACGTCAAAAAGGCAACAATTCAAAGAATAGCTGGACAGTGGAAGATGATTACAATTCCAGTCCACCGAGCAGATTTGTGCATACGAATTATATGCCAAAGATAGAAGAGCTCCCTTCAGCATACATTGCAACCAACAACACTCCACTCGACAGTTACCCGTTTAAGGACTGTCAGATTTTGAAGGCATCCATGCTTTCATCTCAAGGCCTACCTGATCCTGTCCAAACCATGACCTACAATGTTAACAATTCCAAGTTCATCACCACTTCGTTCTTTGATGATTTCCTCAAGCCTAAGTTCGTGAATGAAATTGGTAGTCTCAGTGGCTCGAACAAGACTGTGACAGATGTGATGAGCGAAAATGATATGGGAAACATGATGAGCACAAACACGATCAGCTTTTACAATCAGAATCAGGCTCAAGGAAACTATTTTTACAACCCTACTCCATCCGATGCTATCATGAGTTTACTCCTTTCTCATGAAGGCTACTGA